The proteins below are encoded in one region of Amycolatopsis magusensis:
- a CDS encoding 2-hydroxyacid dehydrogenase — MVPKIVVTGQLPEPALKVLGEAGEVWVAERALRPDELRERVAGAAALVTMVGDRVDDSVAEAAGPGLEVVANVAVGYDNLDVKALSARGVTVTNTPGVLTEATADLAFGLLLMVTRRLGEGERLLRSRTPWNFSLGFMLGAGLQGRTLGIVGLGQIGRAMARRARAFGLSIVYSGRNRAPAEVEAELDARHLPLGELLRTADFVSLHCPLTPQTRHLINADTLRTMKPGAYLVNTTRGPVVDEPALAEALATGVLAGAALDVFEKEPEVEPRLLGLDNVVVTPHLGSATVETRTEMALLAARNVAAVLAGEPPLSAVTA; from the coding sequence ATCGTGCCGAAGATCGTGGTCACCGGGCAGCTACCGGAACCGGCGTTGAAAGTGCTCGGCGAGGCGGGCGAGGTGTGGGTGGCCGAACGGGCGCTGCGGCCCGATGAGCTGCGCGAACGGGTCGCCGGGGCGGCCGCGCTGGTCACCATGGTCGGCGATCGGGTGGACGACTCGGTCGCCGAAGCCGCCGGTCCCGGCCTGGAGGTGGTCGCCAACGTCGCCGTCGGTTACGACAACCTCGATGTGAAAGCGCTCTCCGCGCGGGGTGTGACGGTGACCAACACCCCGGGCGTGCTCACCGAGGCGACCGCGGACCTGGCCTTCGGCCTGCTGCTGATGGTCACCCGGCGACTCGGCGAGGGTGAGCGGCTGCTGCGCTCGCGCACGCCGTGGAATTTTTCGCTCGGGTTCATGCTCGGCGCCGGGCTGCAGGGCCGCACGCTCGGCATCGTCGGGCTCGGGCAGATCGGCCGCGCGATGGCGCGCCGGGCCAGGGCGTTCGGCCTTTCGATTGTCTACAGTGGACGCAATCGGGCACCCGCCGAGGTCGAGGCCGAACTGGACGCGCGGCACCTGCCGCTCGGCGAGCTGCTGCGGACGGCTGACTTCGTCTCGCTGCACTGCCCGCTCACGCCGCAGACGCGGCACCTGATCAACGCGGACACGCTGCGCACGATGAAGCCGGGCGCGTACCTGGTCAACACGACGCGGGGGCCGGTGGTCGACGAGCCCGCGCTGGCCGAGGCGCTCGCGACCGGCGTGCTCGCCGGGGCCGCGCTGGACGTGTTCGAGAAGGAGCCGGAGGTGGAACCGCGCCTGCTCGGACTGGACAACGTCGTGGTCACCCCGCACCTGGGCTCGGCGACCGTGGAGACCCGCACCGAGATGGCGCTGCTGGCGGCGCGCAACGTGGCCGCCGTGCTGGCCGGTGAGCCGCCGCTTTCGGCGGTGACCGCGTGA
- a CDS encoding YidH family protein, producing the protein MTDSPGKHEEQEPDYRFSLANERTFLAWMRTALGLLAGAVAVRQLVPEFGVPGARTILALLCAALAVLLTAASYPRWRRVQRAMRRGEPLPPNRMMLLLTIGLAVITALAVVLVVTG; encoded by the coding sequence ATGACCGACTCCCCCGGAAAGCACGAGGAGCAGGAGCCCGACTACCGCTTCAGCCTGGCCAACGAACGCACGTTCCTGGCCTGGATGCGCACCGCGCTCGGCTTGCTCGCCGGCGCGGTCGCGGTGCGGCAGCTGGTGCCGGAGTTCGGTGTGCCGGGGGCGCGCACGATTCTCGCCCTGCTGTGCGCCGCGCTCGCCGTGCTGCTGACGGCGGCGAGCTACCCGCGCTGGCGACGGGTCCAGCGCGCGATGCGCCGCGGTGAACCGTTGCCACCCAACCGGATGATGCTGTTGCTGACCATCGGACTGGCGGTGATCACCGCCCTCGCGGTGGTCCTCGTGGTGACCGGGTGA
- a CDS encoding DUF202 domain-containing protein translates to MNRDPGLQPERTWLAWRRTTAAAAAVTVLLFHSAAHSGGDLTVIPGLTGVVVTISLALVTRHRERHLLRAQRTPPDAAHAQVIGLAAALVTIMAAATLAFLA, encoded by the coding sequence GTGAACCGCGACCCCGGGCTCCAGCCGGAGCGCACCTGGCTCGCCTGGCGCCGCACCACGGCTGCCGCGGCCGCCGTCACCGTCCTTCTCTTCCACTCAGCGGCACACTCCGGCGGTGACCTCACCGTTATCCCGGGACTCACCGGGGTGGTGGTCACGATTTCGCTCGCCCTGGTCACCCGGCACCGGGAACGACACCTCCTTCGGGCCCAGCGGACTCCCCCGGATGCCGCACATGCCCAGGTCATCGGCCTGGCGGCGGCCCTGGTGACGATCATGGCGGCGGCCACACTCGCCTTTCTCGCTTAA
- a CDS encoding GtrA family protein, which yields MVIPAPEAPPRHDGLAVHAGWYLAAGVVTTAAQFVLYFLLRAPLGAHGANLLAIIVTTIGNTEFHRRITFAGHDSPPRRRHVQILATIAFYAGYGSVVLLALHALVPEPSAVTETVVLATAGLLGGVCRFAALRWWVFAHRHPESRG from the coding sequence ATGGTCATCCCGGCGCCGGAAGCGCCGCCCCGGCACGACGGTCTCGCCGTGCACGCGGGCTGGTACCTGGCGGCGGGCGTGGTCACCACGGCCGCCCAGTTCGTGCTCTACTTCCTGCTCCGCGCCCCGCTCGGCGCGCACGGCGCGAACCTGCTGGCGATCATCGTCACCACGATCGGGAACACCGAGTTCCACCGGCGGATCACCTTCGCCGGCCACGACAGCCCACCACGACGGCGGCACGTCCAGATCCTCGCGACCATCGCCTTCTACGCCGGGTACGGCTCGGTCGTGCTGCTCGCGCTGCACGCACTGGTCCCCGAGCCCTCGGCGGTCACCGAAACCGTCGTGCTCGCCACGGCCGGGCTGCTCGGCGGAGTCTGCCGGTTCGCCGCGCTCCGCTGGTGGGTCTTCGCGCACCGGCACCCGGAGTCGCGCGGCTGA
- a CDS encoding CoA transferase subunit A: protein MAEIVSLADGVARLVHDGDTVALEGFTHLIPVAAGQEIIRQGRRGLTLVRMTPDIVYDQLIGAGCASKLIFSWGGNPGVGSLHRFRDAVQHGWPVPLEIEEHSHAGMANRYVAGASGLPFAVLRGYSGTDLAKHTATIKPITCPFTGEQLTAVPALNPDVTIVHAQRADREGNVQLWGIAGVQKEAVLAAKRSLVTVEEVVDELEPRPGALVLPSWAVTAVAEVPSGAKPSYAAGYYDRDNAAYQAWDAVSRDREEFGKWLAEVAA, encoded by the coding sequence ATGGCGGAGATCGTCTCGCTCGCGGACGGCGTGGCCCGCCTGGTCCACGACGGCGACACCGTGGCACTGGAGGGGTTCACCCACCTCATCCCGGTGGCCGCCGGTCAGGAGATCATCCGCCAGGGGCGCCGCGGGCTGACCCTGGTGCGGATGACCCCGGACATCGTCTACGACCAGCTGATCGGGGCGGGCTGCGCGAGCAAGCTGATCTTCTCCTGGGGTGGCAACCCCGGCGTCGGCTCGCTGCACCGGTTCCGCGACGCGGTCCAGCACGGCTGGCCGGTGCCGCTGGAGATCGAGGAGCACAGCCACGCCGGCATGGCCAACCGCTACGTGGCCGGCGCCTCCGGGCTGCCGTTCGCCGTGCTGCGCGGGTACTCCGGCACGGACCTGGCCAAGCACACCGCCACGATCAAGCCGATCACCTGCCCGTTCACCGGGGAGCAGCTGACCGCGGTGCCCGCGCTCAACCCGGACGTCACCATCGTCCACGCGCAGCGGGCCGACCGCGAGGGCAACGTGCAGCTCTGGGGGATCGCGGGCGTGCAGAAGGAGGCGGTGCTGGCGGCGAAGCGCTCGCTGGTCACCGTCGAAGAGGTCGTCGACGAGCTGGAACCGCGGCCGGGCGCGCTGGTGCTGCCGTCCTGGGCGGTGACCGCGGTCGCCGAGGTGCCCTCGGGCGCGAAGCCCTCCTACGCCGCCGGGTACTACGACCGCGACAACGCGGCCTACCAGGCATGGGACGCGGTGAGCCGCGATCGGGAAGAGTTCGGCAAGTGGCTCGCGGAGGTGGCGGCATGA
- a CDS encoding thiolase family protein — MTEVYVLDAVRTPFGRYGGALAGTRPDDLAAHVLRALGERTGLDPSTVDEVVLGNANGAGEDNRNVARMATLLAGWPTSIPGGTVNRLCGSGLDAVSQASRMIATGDASLVVAGGVESMSRSPWVVQKPEKAFPNGNQTMYSTALGWRMVNPAMPERWTVSLGESTELLAERYGIGRDEQDEFAARSHVNAAKAWDEGFYDDQVVAVPGVDLTRDEGIRPDSSPEKLAKLKPVFRAQGTVTAGNASPLNDGASAVLLGDQAAADRIGAAPLARIAGRGAAGVDPDVFGIGPVRAAEIALERAGIGWDDLAVVELNEAFAAQSLACLRDWPKLDPAKVNPHGGAIAIGHPLGASGGRILGTLAHDLRRRGGGWGLAAICIGVGQGLAVVLEA; from the coding sequence ATGACCGAGGTTTACGTGCTGGACGCCGTGCGGACCCCGTTCGGCCGGTACGGCGGCGCGCTGGCGGGCACCCGGCCCGACGACCTCGCCGCGCACGTGCTGCGGGCGCTGGGCGAGCGGACCGGGCTCGATCCGTCCACTGTGGACGAGGTGGTGCTCGGCAACGCCAACGGCGCCGGTGAGGACAACCGGAACGTGGCCAGGATGGCGACCCTGCTGGCCGGCTGGCCGACCTCGATCCCCGGCGGCACGGTGAACCGCCTGTGCGGCTCGGGGCTCGACGCCGTCTCGCAAGCCAGCCGGATGATCGCCACCGGGGACGCGTCGCTGGTGGTGGCCGGTGGCGTCGAATCGATGAGCCGGTCGCCGTGGGTGGTGCAGAAGCCGGAGAAGGCCTTCCCGAACGGCAACCAGACCATGTACTCGACCGCGCTCGGCTGGCGCATGGTCAACCCCGCGATGCCCGAGCGGTGGACGGTGTCGCTGGGGGAGTCCACCGAACTGCTGGCCGAGCGGTACGGCATCGGGCGCGACGAGCAGGACGAGTTCGCCGCCCGCAGCCACGTCAACGCCGCCAAGGCGTGGGACGAGGGCTTCTACGACGACCAGGTGGTCGCGGTCCCCGGCGTGGACCTGACCAGGGACGAGGGCATCCGGCCGGACTCCTCGCCGGAGAAGCTGGCCAAGCTCAAGCCGGTGTTCCGGGCGCAGGGCACGGTGACCGCGGGCAACGCCTCACCGCTGAACGACGGCGCCTCCGCGGTGCTGCTCGGCGACCAGGCCGCCGCCGACCGGATCGGCGCGGCACCGCTGGCGCGCATCGCCGGTCGTGGCGCGGCCGGGGTGGACCCCGACGTGTTCGGCATCGGGCCGGTGCGGGCCGCCGAAATCGCGCTGGAACGCGCGGGCATCGGCTGGGACGACCTCGCCGTGGTCGAGCTGAACGAGGCCTTCGCCGCGCAGTCGCTGGCCTGCCTGCGTGACTGGCCGAAACTGGACCCCGCCAAGGTGAACCCGCACGGCGGCGCGATCGCCATCGGGCACCCGCTGGGCGCCTCGGGCGGCCGGATCCTCGGCACGCTCGCGCACGACCTCCGCCGCCGCGGTGGCGGCTGGGGACTCGCCGCCATCTGCATCGGCGTCGGCCAGGGCCTGGCCGTGGTGCTGGAAGCGTGA
- a CDS encoding HesB/IscA family protein, with protein MLAMTDAAAEAITALTGQEGQADAGLRFAVQEVEETGAQLGLSVAPSPEDGDQVLATEGGAKVFLEPKAAEFLDDKVLDIQQDDEGQMSFAVLQQPEDAPGT; from the coding sequence ATGCTCGCCATGACAGACGCCGCGGCCGAGGCCATCACCGCGCTGACCGGGCAGGAGGGTCAAGCCGACGCCGGCCTGCGGTTCGCGGTGCAGGAGGTGGAGGAGACCGGCGCCCAGCTCGGGTTGTCGGTGGCGCCCTCACCGGAGGACGGTGATCAGGTGCTCGCCACCGAAGGCGGGGCCAAGGTCTTCCTGGAACCGAAGGCCGCCGAGTTCCTCGACGACAAGGTGCTCGACATCCAGCAGGACGACGAAGGCCAGATGAGCTTCGCCGTACTGCAACAGCCGGAAGACGCCCCCGGCACCTGA
- a CDS encoding MarR family winged helix-turn-helix transcriptional regulator — protein MTISTPGVGVDAHRHTGHLIRRAQQIHTYLWSAEVSREVTSTQYAVLSAVALNPETDQNALSREVSLDTSTVGAVVNRLIDRGFVRRDRDPGDRRRNLLSLTDAGHAQFGELSVRAARMTEGMVACLPPEDREELVRILTRLVDAGEAKREGTDPTR, from the coding sequence ATGACGATCTCGACACCGGGGGTTGGCGTGGACGCACACCGGCACACCGGCCACCTGATCCGCCGGGCGCAGCAGATCCACACCTACCTGTGGTCGGCCGAAGTGTCCAGGGAGGTCACCTCGACCCAGTACGCGGTCCTGAGCGCGGTGGCGCTCAACCCGGAGACCGACCAGAACGCGCTCTCGCGCGAGGTCTCGCTGGACACCTCGACGGTGGGCGCGGTGGTGAACCGGCTGATCGACCGCGGGTTCGTGCGCCGCGACCGCGATCCCGGCGACCGGCGGCGGAACCTGCTGAGCCTGACCGACGCCGGGCACGCCCAGTTCGGCGAGTTGTCGGTGCGCGCGGCGAGGATGACCGAGGGCATGGTCGCCTGCCTGCCGCCGGAGGACCGCGAGGAGCTGGTCCGCATCCTGACCAGGCTGGTCGACGCCGGTGAGGCCAAGCGGGAGGGGACCGACCCGACCCGGTGA
- a CDS encoding CoA-transferase subunit beta: MSSPEYSTDEMMSIAAARALDDGMSCFVGIGLPSTAANLARRSHAPNLKLIYESGCLGAKPSRLPLSIGDGELAETADAVISVPEVFNYWLQPGRIDVGFLGAAQLDKFGNINTTVIGSDYADPKVRLPGAGGAPEIAASCREVFVVLRQSKRAFVEKVDFVTSFGHGSGRGDRERLGLPGAGPTLVVTDLGLMRPDPGTAELTLTHLHPGVEVEQVREATGWALKVADDLRRTPEPTEAELSGLRELKKAGE, encoded by the coding sequence ATGAGCTCCCCCGAGTACAGCACTGACGAGATGATGAGCATCGCGGCCGCACGCGCGCTGGACGACGGCATGTCCTGCTTCGTCGGCATCGGCCTGCCCAGCACCGCGGCCAACCTCGCGCGCCGCTCGCACGCGCCGAACCTGAAGCTGATCTACGAATCGGGCTGCCTCGGCGCGAAGCCGAGCCGGCTGCCGCTGTCCATCGGCGACGGCGAGCTGGCCGAAACCGCGGACGCCGTGATCAGCGTGCCCGAGGTGTTCAACTACTGGTTGCAGCCCGGCCGGATCGACGTCGGCTTCCTCGGCGCGGCCCAGCTGGACAAGTTCGGCAACATCAACACCACGGTGATCGGCAGCGACTACGCCGATCCGAAGGTGCGGCTGCCGGGTGCCGGTGGCGCGCCGGAGATCGCCGCCTCCTGCCGCGAGGTCTTCGTGGTGCTGCGGCAGAGCAAGCGCGCGTTCGTGGAGAAGGTCGACTTCGTCACCTCGTTCGGACACGGTTCGGGCCGCGGTGACCGCGAACGCCTCGGGCTGCCCGGTGCCGGGCCGACGCTGGTGGTCACCGATCTGGGCCTGATGCGGCCGGATCCGGGGACCGCGGAGCTGACGCTGACCCACCTGCACCCCGGGGTCGAGGTCGAGCAGGTGCGCGAGGCCACCGGCTGGGCGCTGAAGGTCGCCGACGACCTGCGGCGCACACCGGAGCCGACCGAGGCGGAGTTGTCCGGGTTGCGAGAGCTGAAGAAGGCGGGCGAATGA
- a CDS encoding glycerate kinase, translating into MRVLIAPDKFKGSLTAMEAAEAMRDGVLDAFPDAETMLCPIADGGEGTLDVLYAAGAERVDVEVRGPLDSPVRARYAVLGETAYIESARACGIEFVEPSPEVALAAHTWGVGSLIAHALERGVRQVVLTVGGTASTDGGSGMLRALGATVTPSTLLELGGGPLRTVEAVDLSVVRSKFAGIDVRVATDVSNPLLGEKGAAAVFGPQKGAGATEIAHLEDALGRWARALHAAGGRDVSDAPGAGAGGGVAGGAMAALDAVFESGFDLVCELTGVPAALDRADLVITGEGSLDPQSLDGKAPAGIAARARARDLPVLAVAGRVALDAAQLARLGVADYRALIDHAPSLAYAREHAYELLRAQTADLAGAWAP; encoded by the coding sequence GTGAGGGTGCTCATCGCGCCGGACAAGTTCAAGGGCAGCCTGACCGCGATGGAGGCCGCCGAGGCGATGCGGGACGGCGTGCTCGACGCTTTCCCCGACGCCGAAACGATGCTGTGCCCGATCGCGGACGGCGGCGAAGGCACGCTCGACGTGTTGTACGCGGCGGGCGCGGAACGGGTGGACGTCGAGGTCCGGGGGCCGCTGGACTCCCCGGTGCGGGCGCGGTACGCGGTGCTGGGCGAAACCGCGTACATCGAGTCGGCGCGGGCGTGCGGCATCGAGTTCGTGGAGCCGTCGCCCGAGGTCGCGCTGGCCGCGCACACGTGGGGCGTCGGCTCGCTGATCGCGCACGCACTGGAGCGCGGGGTCCGGCAGGTGGTGCTCACCGTCGGCGGCACCGCGAGCACCGACGGCGGCTCCGGCATGTTGCGGGCGCTCGGCGCCACGGTCACGCCGTCGACCTTGCTGGAGCTGGGCGGCGGTCCACTGAGGACGGTCGAAGCGGTGGACCTTTCCGTGGTGCGCTCGAAGTTCGCCGGGATCGACGTGCGGGTGGCCACCGACGTGAGCAACCCGCTGCTCGGCGAGAAAGGCGCGGCGGCGGTCTTCGGCCCGCAGAAGGGCGCGGGCGCCACGGAGATCGCCCATCTCGAGGACGCCCTGGGCCGCTGGGCCCGGGCTCTGCACGCGGCGGGCGGCCGTGACGTGTCGGACGCGCCGGGTGCCGGAGCGGGCGGCGGCGTGGCGGGCGGTGCGATGGCCGCGCTGGACGCGGTGTTCGAATCGGGCTTCGACCTGGTCTGCGAACTCACCGGCGTACCGGCCGCACTGGACCGGGCGGACCTGGTGATCACCGGCGAAGGTTCCCTGGACCCGCAAAGCCTCGACGGCAAGGCCCCGGCCGGGATCGCCGCCCGCGCACGGGCCCGGGACCTGCCGGTCCTGGCGGTCGCCGGTCGCGTCGCGCTCGACGCCGCGCAATTGGCCCGACTGGGGGTGGCCGACTACCGCGCGCTGATCGACCACGCTCCGTCCCTGGCGTACGCGCGGGAGCACGCTTACGAGTTGCTTCGCGCGCAAACGGCTGACTTGGCGGGCGCCTGGGCTCCGTAG